From a region of the Burkholderia sp. PAMC 26561 genome:
- a CDS encoding DUF4148 domain-containing protein — protein MKSSIYAVLVVSVLAAPITSFAQQGNGPITREQVNNELVQLREAGYTGSASDTTYPAELQAALARVAEKNQAQAQMQMPQNSEYGTSSSGSSQAGRPQAAVDTQAVYKGQ, from the coding sequence ATGAAATCGTCGATCTATGCGGTCCTTGTTGTTTCGGTTCTGGCCGCGCCGATCACCTCATTTGCTCAGCAGGGAAACGGGCCAATCACTCGTGAGCAAGTGAATAATGAACTCGTGCAGCTTCGCGAAGCCGGATACACCGGCAGCGCCAGCGACACGACTTACCCTGCTGAACTGCAAGCCGCGCTCGCCCGCGTGGCCGAAAAGAACCAGGCGCAGGCGCAGATGCAGATGCCGCAAAACAGCGAGTACGGGACGTCGTCCAGCGGTTCATCGCAGGCGGGACGCCCACAAGCCGCGGTCGATACACAAGCGGTCTACAAGGGACAGTAA
- a CDS encoding DUF2235 domain-containing protein has protein sequence MPKNIVFCADGTWNGPNSGEDDDTPKTTNVWKLFLNLASDPHSGAVVYATEQESSLTADGTCLQVAKYLHGVGDSDNAIIKMLGGVFGWGLIARIVRGYTFISRNYEEGDRIFIIGFSRGSYTARALGGLIVDQGLLNAKTLDLADPIVGYRNGVAAWRAHRSNRVTAISKTWNTSIVSLFRDVTSFLTLNPPIDPKDLVPNVKIQAIGVWDTVGAMGIPLYVESNDARVDVFRFADTSLSPAVQYGFHAISLDEERGDFTPTLWDERANVTQVLFPGAHSDVGGGYPSTDNESGLSDCALAWMTSSLAEIDNGIIFQNPYLPMSPSALGVAHRPWASGVFVDLPHGPRDFSKFLPLCAYHSIRDRLAGTSVLGDPAGTPGPYVPSTLANYFPTVKTWI, from the coding sequence ATGCCAAAGAATATTGTGTTCTGTGCCGACGGCACCTGGAACGGCCCCAACTCCGGCGAAGATGACGACACGCCCAAGACCACCAACGTATGGAAGCTGTTCCTGAACCTTGCCAGCGATCCGCATTCGGGCGCCGTGGTCTATGCAACCGAACAAGAATCGTCGCTGACTGCGGATGGGACATGCCTGCAAGTGGCCAAGTATCTGCACGGCGTGGGCGACTCGGACAACGCCATCATCAAGATGCTCGGCGGCGTTTTCGGGTGGGGATTGATCGCGCGGATCGTCCGCGGTTACACGTTCATCTCGCGCAATTACGAAGAGGGCGACCGCATCTTCATCATCGGCTTCAGTCGCGGGTCCTACACCGCCCGCGCGCTTGGCGGACTGATCGTCGATCAGGGTTTGCTCAATGCAAAGACGCTCGATCTGGCCGACCCGATAGTCGGTTATCGCAACGGGGTTGCTGCATGGCGCGCGCATCGTTCGAACCGGGTGACGGCCATATCGAAGACGTGGAACACTTCCATTGTTTCATTGTTCAGGGATGTAACGAGCTTCCTGACACTGAATCCGCCCATCGATCCCAAGGATCTCGTTCCAAACGTAAAAATCCAGGCAATCGGAGTGTGGGATACGGTCGGCGCCATGGGCATTCCGCTCTATGTGGAATCCAACGATGCACGCGTGGACGTGTTCCGCTTTGCCGATACATCCTTGAGCCCCGCTGTGCAGTACGGTTTTCATGCGATCAGCCTGGACGAAGAGCGCGGCGACTTTACGCCGACGCTGTGGGACGAACGCGCGAACGTCACGCAAGTGCTTTTCCCCGGCGCGCATTCGGATGTCGGCGGAGGTTACCCTTCTACGGACAACGAAAGTGGTTTGTCCGATTGTGCGCTCGCATGGATGACAAGCAGTCTGGCCGAGATCGACAACGGCATCATTTTCCAGAATCCTTACCTGCCGATGTCGCCAAGCGCCCTTGGGGTAGCGCATCGACCGTGGGCGAGCGGCGTGTTCGTCGATCTTCCGCATGGACCGCGCGACTTCTCGAAGTTCCTTCCGCTTTGCGCCTATCACTCGATTCGTGATCGTCTTGCGGGAACATCAGTGCTTGGAGACCCGGCAGGCACCCCTGGTCCTTATGTTCCTTCGACACTTGCGAACTATTTCCCGACCGTCAAGACATGGATCTGA
- a CDS encoding response regulator — translation MLAACAAIVNCFSRACNNDPHAADKYAGRAPRLRRRHLALSLHSLSVNARSRSSHLPAGRKLRAEKPLNTEGIVHILFIDDHKDSADAFGEIASGLGHKVQVAYDGRAALELTQAQSFDVVFFDIELPDADGRELCRKVREDGASRDACVIAVTGRTDLRDDDLEPFDGYLHKPISAGALERALRFSEG, via the coding sequence ATGCTCGCGGCGTGCGCTGCGATTGTCAACTGCTTTTCTCGCGCTTGTAACAATGACCCGCACGCCGCAGACAAATACGCCGGACGTGCGCCACGGCTGCGCCGGCGTCACCTGGCATTGTCGTTGCATAGCTTGTCTGTGAACGCGCGATCTCGTTCATCCCACCTGCCAGCAGGACGAAAACTCCGAGCAGAAAAACCGCTTAATACCGAGGGAATCGTGCATATCCTTTTTATCGACGACCATAAAGATTCAGCCGATGCATTTGGCGAAATAGCCTCGGGCCTGGGACACAAAGTGCAGGTGGCGTATGACGGCCGCGCCGCGCTGGAGCTGACGCAAGCGCAGAGCTTCGACGTGGTTTTCTTCGACATCGAACTGCCGGACGCCGACGGCCGCGAACTTTGCAGGAAGGTGCGCGAAGACGGTGCATCGCGTGACGCGTGCGTGATCGCGGTGACCGGGCGCACCGATCTGCGCGACGATGACCTCGAACCGTTCGACGGATATCTCCACAAACCGATCAGCGCCGGCGCTTTGGAACGGGCGCTGCGGTTTTCCGAAGGGTAA
- a CDS encoding ribonuclease activity regulator RraA → MTSSGTAVSAEALELLRHVSTATLTTQLFKRGLRNVFLQGVAPLVKPEPGAPNLVGPAFTLRNIPAREDIDHVGVFQDPDHPQRKAVESAPPGSVLVQDCRGDRSVASVGSILALRLAKRGVAGMVSDGAVRDSGTISGLGLPLWCAGASAPLNLARHHAVDMNVPIACGGVAVYPGDIVVADVDGVVIVPHEMAEDVARDATEQEQLEIFISQRIDEGRPLRGTYPPNEETLAAYAQWRAQK, encoded by the coding sequence ATGACTTCCTCCGGTACCGCCGTCAGCGCCGAAGCGCTGGAGTTGTTGCGCCATGTCAGCACGGCGACGCTCACCACGCAGTTGTTCAAGCGCGGCTTGCGCAATGTCTTCCTGCAAGGCGTCGCTCCGCTCGTGAAGCCGGAGCCGGGCGCGCCGAATCTTGTCGGCCCTGCGTTCACGCTGCGCAATATTCCGGCGCGTGAGGACATCGATCACGTGGGGGTGTTCCAGGACCCGGACCATCCACAACGCAAGGCGGTCGAGAGCGCGCCGCCGGGTAGCGTGCTCGTGCAGGACTGCCGCGGCGACCGGTCGGTGGCGTCGGTGGGATCGATTCTCGCGCTGCGGCTTGCGAAGCGCGGCGTCGCAGGCATGGTCTCCGACGGCGCCGTGCGCGACAGCGGCACGATCTCCGGCCTCGGCTTGCCGCTGTGGTGCGCGGGCGCGAGCGCACCGCTCAATCTGGCCAGGCATCACGCGGTCGATATGAACGTGCCGATCGCGTGCGGCGGCGTGGCGGTTTATCCGGGAGACATCGTGGTCGCGGATGTGGATGGCGTCGTGATCGTGCCGCACGAAATGGCGGAAGATGTCGCACGCGATGCAACCGAACAGGAGCAACTGGAAATTTTTATCTCGCAGCGAATCGATGAGGGCAGGCCCTTGCGCGGCACGTATCCGCCGAACGAAGAAACGCTTGCTGCCTACGCACAATGGCGTGCGCAAAAATGA
- a CDS encoding TcdA/TcdB catalytic glycosyltransferase domain-containing protein, translated as MKAIPKKLHIIWIGNDIPQRNRDCIASFPAKNPDWEVNLWIDAKQLLTGERRRAATAHYTAQNNGAGVSADQWKTVAEHVGKDGDDRATMKYLQEFLNYRGEALQGMRVQKVNSIMAFCNSNRIKLREVERDLNMGKTAPIYRRELVERGGNFGAASDILRIEILMQYGGVYVDTDVSCASKLGSIVCHESYPRFSAVNYAWKDGVSQSDWESDAWWARKVGGQTPAISNSVIASHPRCKGMKTYKAMIQSNFKSLKSDTARRDLYFNDVRKSTIQMTGPTAASKGSGFAKAKEKMESGVAGITTQDKLTRKQASDNAFMRENWYFPMYMIVDRYFHDWL; from the coding sequence GTGAAAGCCATACCTAAGAAGCTGCATATCATCTGGATCGGTAACGACATCCCGCAACGCAATCGTGACTGCATCGCAAGTTTTCCGGCTAAAAATCCTGACTGGGAAGTCAATCTCTGGATCGATGCAAAACAGTTGCTGACAGGCGAACGGCGCCGCGCTGCGACCGCGCACTACACGGCGCAGAACAACGGCGCGGGCGTGAGCGCGGACCAGTGGAAAACGGTCGCCGAGCACGTGGGAAAAGACGGCGACGATCGTGCCACGATGAAATACCTGCAGGAATTCCTCAACTACCGTGGTGAAGCATTGCAGGGCATGCGCGTGCAGAAGGTCAATTCGATCATGGCCTTCTGCAACAGCAATCGCATCAAGCTGCGGGAGGTGGAGCGCGACCTGAACATGGGCAAGACCGCGCCGATCTACCGCCGGGAGCTGGTCGAACGCGGCGGCAATTTCGGCGCGGCGAGCGACATCCTGAGAATCGAGATCCTGATGCAGTACGGGGGCGTCTATGTCGATACCGACGTCTCCTGCGCAAGTAAGCTTGGATCGATCGTTTGTCACGAGTCGTATCCACGATTCTCGGCCGTCAATTACGCCTGGAAGGACGGCGTCAGCCAAAGCGACTGGGAATCGGACGCATGGTGGGCGCGCAAGGTCGGCGGCCAGACGCCGGCAATCAGCAATTCGGTCATTGCCTCTCACCCGAGGTGCAAGGGGATGAAGACCTACAAAGCCATGATCCAGAGCAATTTCAAATCGCTCAAGAGCGACACGGCACGGCGCGATCTCTATTTCAACGATGTCCGCAAAAGCACCATTCAGATGACGGGGCCGACCGCGGCCTCGAAAGGATCGGGATTCGCGAAAGCCAAGGAGAAAATGGAGAGCGGTGTTGCCGGAATTACGACGCAGGATAAATTGACGCGAAAACAGGCCAGCGACAACGCTTTCATGCGGGAAAACTGGTACTTCCCGATGTATATGATCGTCGATCGCTATTTCCATGACTGGCTTTAG
- the araD gene encoding L-arabinonate dehydratase, translating into MAPKRKTPEELRSFRWYGVNDLRSFGHRSRTAQMGYHPSDYMGKPVIAVVNTWSEINSCHTHFKQRVEEVKRGVWQAGGFPVEMPVMTLAEPFQKPTTMLYRNFLAMETEELLKSYQFDGCVLMGGCDKTTPGLLMGAISMNLPTIFLPAGPMLRGNWNGRTLGSGSDTWKYWAELRAGKITEEEWKGIESGIARSPGHCMTMGTASTMTTATEALGLILPGFSSIPAVDSRHAQFASLTGQRIVEMVWTDQKPSDILTAKSFDNAVTTVLSMSGSTNAIVHLVAVARRAGIDLTTARFDELARITPVLANLRPAGKYLMEDFFYAGGLRALLVELGKLIDGSQMTVSGTTLAENIEGAEIFDTDVIRKRDNPVVERDGLAVLTGNLAPDGAVIKPAAMEQHLLKARGPAVVFKDYADMAARIDNEDLDITAASVIVLQHAGPVGAPGMPEWGQLPIPQKLLKQGVRDMVRISDARMSGTSYGACVLHVAPESFVGGPLALVRDGDMIELDVPGRRLHLNVSDEELAARKAAWKAPKRPFERGFGVMHQLHVTQANKGCDFDFLEEPLTASTTSTASTNADRDEPEIH; encoded by the coding sequence TTGGCCCCAAAACGTAAAACCCCAGAAGAACTTCGAAGCTTTCGTTGGTATGGCGTGAATGACCTGCGCTCGTTCGGACATCGGTCGCGTACCGCGCAAATGGGCTATCACCCGTCCGATTACATGGGCAAACCCGTCATTGCGGTAGTGAACACGTGGAGCGAAATCAACTCGTGCCACACGCACTTCAAGCAGCGCGTGGAAGAGGTCAAGCGCGGCGTCTGGCAAGCCGGCGGCTTCCCGGTCGAAATGCCGGTCATGACGCTTGCCGAGCCGTTCCAGAAACCGACCACCATGCTTTACCGCAACTTCCTCGCGATGGAAACCGAGGAACTGCTGAAGTCGTATCAGTTCGACGGCTGTGTCCTGATGGGCGGTTGCGACAAGACCACGCCCGGCCTGTTGATGGGTGCCATCAGCATGAACTTGCCGACCATCTTCTTGCCCGCCGGCCCAATGCTGCGCGGCAACTGGAACGGCCGGACGCTCGGCAGCGGGTCCGATACCTGGAAATACTGGGCCGAACTTCGCGCCGGGAAAATCACGGAAGAGGAATGGAAGGGCATCGAAAGTGGTATCGCACGCTCGCCGGGCCATTGCATGACCATGGGCACGGCATCGACCATGACCACCGCCACCGAGGCGCTCGGCCTGATCCTGCCGGGGTTTTCATCGATACCCGCTGTCGACTCGCGCCACGCGCAGTTCGCTTCGCTCACGGGCCAGCGGATCGTGGAGATGGTCTGGACGGACCAGAAGCCATCGGACATCCTGACCGCCAAATCCTTCGATAACGCCGTCACCACCGTGCTGTCCATGTCGGGATCGACCAACGCGATCGTCCATCTGGTGGCGGTGGCGCGCCGCGCGGGCATCGACCTGACGACGGCGCGCTTCGATGAACTCGCGCGCATCACGCCCGTGCTCGCCAACCTGCGTCCGGCGGGCAAGTACCTGATGGAAGACTTCTTCTACGCAGGCGGTTTGCGCGCGCTGCTCGTGGAGCTGGGAAAGCTGATCGACGGTTCGCAAATGACGGTGAGCGGCACGACGCTCGCGGAGAACATAGAAGGCGCGGAGATCTTCGATACCGACGTCATCCGCAAGCGCGACAACCCGGTCGTGGAACGCGATGGCCTCGCGGTGCTGACCGGCAATCTCGCCCCCGATGGCGCCGTGATCAAACCCGCCGCAATGGAACAGCATCTGCTGAAAGCGCGTGGCCCGGCCGTGGTATTCAAGGATTACGCGGACATGGCGGCGCGCATCGACAACGAAGACCTCGACATCACTGCCGCGTCCGTGATCGTGCTGCAGCACGCAGGACCCGTCGGCGCACCGGGCATGCCGGAGTGGGGCCAGTTGCCGATACCGCAAAAGCTCCTGAAACAAGGCGTGCGCGACATGGTTCGCATCTCCGACGCACGCATGAGCGGCACGAGTTACGGCGCGTGCGTGCTGCATGTGGCGCCTGAATCGTTCGTAGGCGGTCCGCTTGCGTTGGTGCGGGACGGCGACATGATTGAACTCGATGTCCCCGGCCGGCGCCTTCATCTCAATGTCAGCGACGAAGAACTCGCCGCGCGCAAGGCTGCATGGAAAGCGCCGAAGCGACCATTCGAACGGGGGTTCGGCGTGATGCACCAGCTTCATGTCACGCAGGCGAACAAGGGTTGCGACTTCGATTTCCTCGAAGAACCGCTGACGGCATCCACGACGTCCACCGCCTCCACGAACGCCGATCGCGACGAACCCGAGATTCATTAA
- a CDS encoding LacI family DNA-binding transcriptional regulator: protein MPNDKPAAFSIDDPTSGATRVKRTRGGPKGLRITDVATAAGVSPITVSRVFNSPETVAPETLERVRRVVQKLGYVPNRLAGGLSSSRSRLIAAIVPTIAHSLFSETIQVFSETMSKAGYQVLLALSGYSDTSEETLLDAVLSRRPEGVLLTGVAHTDSLRERLRNVGIPIVETWDMTDTPIDMLVGFSHYQVGVAVAERFIARGVRYPGLVSANDDRAIARITGFRARFAHEGICNIADVIVSPPSSVSVGKAALPELLARMPQLDAVFCGSDLLAIGVLGEAKRRGIDVPSQLSICGFGDLEFASETSPTLTTVRVDGTHIGLNAAQCLLARLRGEQHASISDVGFHIVERETV from the coding sequence ATGCCGAACGACAAGCCCGCTGCGTTTTCCATCGATGACCCAACTAGTGGCGCCACGCGCGTGAAGCGAACGCGCGGCGGCCCGAAGGGCTTGCGGATCACCGACGTCGCCACGGCCGCAGGCGTCTCGCCCATCACGGTTTCGCGCGTATTCAACAGTCCCGAAACCGTCGCGCCCGAAACGCTCGAGCGCGTGCGGCGGGTCGTCCAGAAGCTTGGCTATGTGCCGAACCGGCTGGCAGGGGGATTGTCTTCGTCGAGGTCACGGTTGATCGCGGCCATTGTGCCGACCATCGCGCATTCGTTGTTCTCGGAAACCATTCAAGTCTTTAGCGAAACGATGTCGAAGGCCGGGTATCAGGTGCTGCTCGCGCTCAGCGGCTACAGCGACACGAGCGAAGAAACCCTGCTCGACGCGGTGCTGAGCCGGCGTCCCGAAGGTGTGCTGCTGACCGGCGTCGCGCATACGGATTCGTTGCGTGAGCGGCTGCGCAACGTCGGTATTCCGATTGTAGAAACGTGGGACATGACGGACACGCCTATCGATATGCTCGTGGGTTTTTCGCATTATCAAGTGGGCGTTGCGGTGGCCGAGCGCTTCATTGCGCGGGGCGTGCGTTATCCGGGGCTCGTTTCCGCCAACGACGACCGCGCGATCGCGCGCATCACCGGCTTTCGAGCGCGTTTCGCCCATGAAGGAATCTGCAACATTGCCGACGTGATCGTGTCGCCGCCGAGTTCGGTATCGGTGGGCAAAGCCGCGCTGCCGGAATTGCTCGCCCGCATGCCGCAACTGGACGCCGTGTTTTGCGGCTCGGATCTGCTTGCCATCGGCGTGCTTGGCGAAGCGAAACGGCGCGGTATCGACGTGCCGTCGCAGTTGTCCATATGCGGATTCGGCGACCTTGAATTTGCATCGGAAACAAGCCCCACCCTCACCACTGTGCGCGTGGACGGCACGCATATCGGCCTCAACGCAGCGCAGTGTCTGCTCGCACGCCTGAGAGGCGAGCAGCATGCGAGCATCAGCGACGTAGGCTTTCACATCGTCGAGCGCGAGACGGTCTAG
- a CDS encoding TetR/AcrR family transcriptional regulator, producing MNESRKPAAVSRSKKTQSADVTSEQKPYHHGSLPNALLAAAETVLRHDGIGGLSLRSIAREAGVSHTAPQHHFGDTAGVLSELAASGHLRLTETMAKHAHGLQPGPQRRRAIARGYVSFAVTNPDLFRLMSRAEMLDNTRPSLVEARRASAMALSDVTDDTPEATQPPPKLDATRAVAMTAAWAYVHGLATLLIDGRLNGLALAADGVESADALVDATIEQMRIG from the coding sequence ATGAACGAAAGCCGAAAACCCGCAGCGGTTTCCCGGTCGAAGAAAACGCAGTCCGCTGATGTAACGTCCGAGCAAAAGCCCTATCACCACGGTTCGCTCCCCAACGCGCTGCTGGCGGCGGCTGAAACCGTGCTTCGCCATGACGGCATCGGCGGGCTGAGCCTGCGATCCATCGCGCGCGAAGCCGGCGTGTCGCACACGGCGCCCCAACATCATTTCGGCGATACCGCCGGCGTCCTGAGCGAACTCGCAGCGAGCGGCCATCTTCGTCTCACCGAAACCATGGCGAAACACGCGCATGGCCTGCAGCCCGGGCCGCAACGGCGCCGTGCCATTGCGCGCGGCTACGTGAGTTTCGCGGTGACGAACCCGGATTTGTTCCGGCTCATGTCGCGAGCGGAAATGCTCGACAACACGCGTCCATCGCTGGTCGAGGCGCGGCGTGCATCGGCAATGGCTTTATCCGATGTCACCGATGACACCCCGGAAGCGACGCAGCCACCGCCAAAACTCGATGCCACCCGCGCCGTCGCCATGACCGCCGCCTGGGCTTATGTGCACGGCCTCGCCACCTTGCTTATCGATGGACGCCTGAACGGCCTCGCGCTCGCAGCCGACGGCGTGGAAAGCGCTGACGCGCTGGTCGATGCGACGATCGAACAAATGCGGATTGGGTAG
- a CDS encoding MFS transporter, whose product MDTAQPSIDETPLINRIALRLMPLLGLLYLIAYIDRSNISFAKLQMLGSLGLSEVAYGLGASLFFIGYLIFEVPSNLLLHKFGAPRWIARIMLTWGIVTVLLAFTKNATSFYVLRFLLGASEAGLYPGVIYYLTLWFPSRHRVRMLGYFTIGSSLGNMVGAPICGWLLDKGGLLGLQGWQLVFIITGIPSILLTAVVLLYLPESPLKAKFITDAEKKWLAGTLEKERALAAQSESGKSSFLSVVTEPRVIGMALYYMMLSMSVYGVSYWLPTLVKGFGVSNTVNGLINIIPWLLATLVLIWLPSKLRAANRTMAAMLCAAVLGVIFFLGSVFLPTNTLRFIALSLGAPCMYLLLPCFWTLPPRFLTGARAAAGIAAINSLGNVGGFIAQNLVPWVRQASGSTKAPMLIPAACLFTFGIVTLILMRRERHAQGDVARERRVEAA is encoded by the coding sequence ATGGATACCGCCCAGCCCTCTATCGATGAAACGCCGCTGATCAACCGCATCGCACTCAGGCTGATGCCGCTCCTCGGTTTGCTCTACCTCATTGCGTATATCGACCGGTCGAATATCAGCTTCGCCAAGTTGCAGATGCTCGGCAGTCTCGGCTTGAGCGAAGTGGCGTACGGGCTGGGTGCATCGCTGTTTTTTATCGGCTATCTGATTTTCGAAGTGCCAAGCAATTTGCTGCTGCACAAGTTCGGCGCGCCGCGATGGATCGCGCGCATCATGCTGACGTGGGGCATCGTGACCGTGCTGCTCGCGTTCACGAAGAACGCGACTTCGTTCTATGTGCTGCGTTTCCTGCTGGGCGCTTCGGAAGCGGGGCTTTATCCGGGCGTGATTTATTACCTGACGCTATGGTTTCCATCGCGGCATCGCGTGCGGATGTTGGGTTACTTCACGATCGGCAGCAGCCTCGGCAACATGGTGGGTGCGCCAATCTGCGGCTGGCTGCTCGACAAGGGCGGCTTGCTCGGTCTGCAAGGCTGGCAGTTGGTGTTCATCATCACCGGCATTCCATCGATCCTGCTTACTGCGGTCGTATTGCTGTACCTGCCCGAGTCTCCGCTCAAAGCGAAATTCATTACCGATGCCGAAAAGAAATGGCTCGCCGGTACGCTCGAGAAAGAACGCGCACTTGCCGCGCAATCGGAGTCCGGAAAGAGCAGTTTCCTGAGCGTCGTGACGGAACCGCGCGTGATCGGCATGGCGTTGTACTACATGATGCTTTCGATGTCCGTCTACGGCGTGAGCTACTGGCTGCCAACGCTCGTCAAAGGCTTTGGCGTGAGCAACACGGTCAACGGCCTGATCAACATCATTCCGTGGCTGCTCGCAACGCTCGTGCTGATATGGCTGCCGTCGAAACTGCGTGCGGCGAACCGCACGATGGCCGCCATGTTGTGCGCAGCGGTGCTCGGCGTGATCTTTTTTCTCGGTAGCGTCTTCCTGCCGACCAACACGCTGCGCTTCATTGCGTTGAGTCTCGGCGCGCCCTGCATGTATTTGCTGCTGCCGTGCTTCTGGACGCTGCCGCCCAGGTTCCTGACCGGCGCGCGTGCAGCAGCGGGCATCGCGGCGATCAATTCGCTGGGGAACGTGGGTGGTTTCATTGCGCAGAATCTCGTGCCCTGGGTCAGGCAGGCGAGCGGCAGCACCAAGGCGCCCATGCTGATTCCAGCAGCGTGTCTCTTCACATTCGGTATCGTCACGTTGATCCTGATGCGGCGTGAGCGTCATGCCCAGGGGGATGTCGCCCGCGAGCGGCGCGTGGAAGCGGCTTGA
- a CDS encoding phytanoyl-CoA dioxygenase family protein: MQADAMTPDGVVDALLRGPGAVRIRGAFSAAQVAEARRVVMAHSDDRAQTVTHFQGQAVQEQRLHLQRRVWNLLAKGSVFSEMAEHPVIVAAMRLFLGDDFIMGSIAANRILPDGPGQEPHIDYPYWDFHAPGTFPVGINTSFPLNAQVTIPLDPFTPLTGATAFVPHTQHELRYPGDGDAFFERCERMEADPGDAIVFFGATWHCAMPNHSTQDRSAVLIQYLPKFVKPMEDLRAMAGEAFVKNASPTMRQLLGLNFPYPQNLDAVAVATNAEGRTNARR, from the coding sequence ATGCAGGCCGATGCCATGACCCCTGACGGCGTGGTCGATGCACTTTTGCGCGGTCCCGGCGCGGTTCGCATTCGAGGAGCGTTCAGCGCGGCGCAGGTCGCGGAGGCGCGCCGTGTCGTGATGGCGCATTCCGACGATCGCGCGCAGACCGTCACGCATTTCCAGGGGCAGGCGGTACAAGAGCAGCGGCTGCATTTGCAGCGGCGTGTCTGGAATCTGCTGGCTAAAGGCAGTGTATTTTCAGAGATGGCCGAGCATCCTGTGATCGTCGCAGCAATGCGGCTTTTTCTCGGCGATGACTTCATCATGGGATCGATTGCCGCCAACCGGATTCTGCCGGACGGGCCGGGACAGGAACCGCATATCGATTATCCATACTGGGATTTTCATGCACCTGGCACGTTTCCGGTCGGCATCAACACCAGCTTTCCGCTCAACGCACAAGTCACCATTCCACTCGATCCATTCACGCCGCTGACCGGCGCGACCGCGTTCGTGCCTCACACGCAGCACGAACTGCGATATCCCGGCGATGGCGATGCCTTTTTCGAACGCTGCGAACGGATGGAAGCGGACCCGGGCGACGCGATCGTGTTTTTCGGCGCGACGTGGCATTGCGCGATGCCGAATCACAGCACGCAGGACCGCAGCGCCGTGCTGATCCAGTACCTGCCGAAGTTCGTCAAGCCGATGGAAGACCTGCGCGCGATGGCCGGCGAGGCGTTTGTGAAAAACGCCAGTCCGACGATGCGCCAGTTGCTCGGCCTGAATTTTCCATATCCGCAGAATCTCGACGCCGTCGCTGTCGCGACGAACGCAGAGGGGCGCACGAACGCACGGCGTTAG